Proteins encoded by one window of Dietzia sp. B32:
- the efp gene encoding elongation factor P, protein MASTADFKNGLVLKEEGQLWQIVEFQHVKPGKGPAFVRTKMKNVVTGKNIDKTFSAGVKVEIATVDRRDMTFLYRDGEDYVLMDEQDYEQINVSPAVMGDGARFLLENTSVQVSMHEGAPLFAEMPVAVDLVVQHTDPGLQGDRSTGGTKPATLETGAEVQVPLFISTGDKLRIDTRDGHYLSRVND, encoded by the coding sequence ATGGCGTCCACCGCCGACTTCAAGAACGGCCTCGTCCTCAAGGAGGAGGGTCAGCTCTGGCAGATCGTCGAGTTCCAGCACGTCAAGCCCGGAAAGGGTCCCGCCTTCGTGCGGACCAAGATGAAGAACGTCGTCACCGGGAAGAACATCGACAAGACGTTCAGCGCCGGTGTGAAGGTCGAGATCGCGACGGTCGACCGCCGCGACATGACCTTCCTGTACCGCGATGGCGAGGACTACGTCCTCATGGACGAGCAGGACTACGAGCAGATCAACGTCAGCCCCGCCGTGATGGGCGACGGCGCGCGGTTCCTGCTCGAGAACACCTCGGTCCAGGTCTCCATGCACGAGGGCGCGCCGCTGTTCGCCGAGATGCCGGTCGCCGTCGACTTGGTGGTGCAGCACACCGACCCGGGTCTGCAGGGCGACCGCTCCACCGGTGGAACGAAGCCGGCCACCCTGGAGACGGGTGCCGAGGTCCAGGTGCCGCTGTTCATCAGCACCGGCGACAAGCTGCGTATCGACACCCGCGACGGTCACTACCTCAGCCGGGTGAACGACTGA
- a CDS encoding aspartate carbamoyltransferase catalytic subunit, whose protein sequence is MKHLLSAADLDRDAALSILDEAERLKEMLLGREVRKLPTLRGKTVLTVFYENSTRTRVSFETAGKWMSADVINVSASASSVQKGESLRDTALTLTAIGADALIVRHPASGSAQQIAGWVAPGGAGPSVINAGDGMHEHPTQALLDAMTLRERLGGFDGRRVVIVGDILHSRVARSNALLLSTLGAEVVLVAPPTLLPVGVDSWPVRASTDLDAELDGADAVMMLRVQAERMNGGFFPSAREYAVRYGLGPARAARLGEDMVVLHPGPMVRGMEIGFDAADAPSSAILQQVTNGVHVRMSVLLHTLVGTEGTPE, encoded by the coding sequence ATGAAGCACCTGCTCTCCGCGGCCGACCTCGACCGCGACGCGGCCCTGTCGATCCTCGACGAGGCGGAGCGACTCAAGGAGATGCTCCTCGGGCGTGAGGTCCGCAAGCTCCCGACGCTGCGGGGCAAGACCGTCCTGACCGTGTTCTACGAGAACTCCACCCGCACGCGTGTGTCCTTCGAGACCGCCGGCAAGTGGATGAGCGCGGACGTCATCAACGTCTCCGCCAGCGCCTCCTCGGTCCAGAAGGGCGAGTCGTTGCGCGACACGGCGCTGACGCTCACCGCGATCGGCGCGGACGCCCTCATCGTGAGGCACCCCGCCTCGGGATCGGCGCAACAGATCGCCGGATGGGTCGCGCCGGGCGGGGCGGGCCCGTCGGTCATCAACGCCGGTGACGGGATGCACGAGCACCCCACCCAGGCCCTGCTCGACGCGATGACCCTGCGTGAGCGGCTGGGCGGGTTCGACGGACGCCGGGTGGTGATCGTCGGGGACATCCTGCACTCGCGCGTCGCCCGGTCCAACGCCCTGCTGCTGTCCACGCTGGGTGCCGAGGTCGTCCTCGTCGCCCCGCCCACGCTGCTCCCGGTGGGCGTGGACAGCTGGCCGGTCCGCGCCTCGACCGACCTCGACGCCGAACTCGACGGCGCGGACGCCGTCATGATGCTGCGTGTCCAGGCCGAACGGATGAACGGCGGGTTCTTCCCGTCGGCCCGTGAGTACGCGGTGCGCTACGGGCTCGGCCCGGCGCGCGCCGCGCGGCTCGGCGAGGACATGGTGGTCCTCCACCCGGGGCCGATGGTGCGGGGGATGGAGATCGGCTTCGACGCCGCCGACGCGCCGTCCTCGGCGATCCTCCAGCAGGTCACCAACGGCGTGCACGTCCGCATGTCCGTCCTACTCCACACCCTCGTCGGCACGGAAGGAACACCCGAGTGA
- the nusB gene encoding transcription antitermination factor NusB yields the protein MADEADHRSRGSRYRARRRAVSLLFEAELRDADVVALAEERRQMGEDSQEFHDVAPYTMEIVTGVAERLDRLDSTISEHLREWTLERLPAVDRAVLRAGAWELLFGTDEVDAAVVIDQAVLLVSDLSAEKSVPYVNAVLDRVAGLAQHIRAAERAVSGLGAEPAADESGSTPDVAGDVSETTSADPGTHPGD from the coding sequence ATGGCGGACGAGGCCGATCACCGGAGTCGCGGATCGCGCTACCGGGCGCGTAGACGTGCCGTCTCCCTGCTCTTCGAGGCGGAGCTCCGCGATGCGGACGTGGTGGCGCTCGCCGAGGAACGCCGACAGATGGGCGAGGACTCCCAGGAGTTCCACGACGTCGCGCCGTACACCATGGAGATCGTCACCGGCGTCGCCGAGCGACTCGACCGGCTGGACTCCACCATCTCCGAGCACCTCCGCGAGTGGACTCTGGAGCGCCTGCCCGCCGTCGACCGCGCGGTCCTGCGCGCCGGGGCCTGGGAACTGCTCTTCGGCACGGACGAGGTGGATGCGGCGGTCGTGATCGACCAGGCGGTCCTGCTGGTGTCCGACCTGTCCGCGGAGAAGTCGGTCCCGTACGTCAACGCGGTGCTCGACCGGGTGGCCGGACTGGCCCAGCACATCAGGGCCGCCGAGCGGGCCGTGTCGGGCCTGGGTGCCGAGCCCGCCGCGGACGAGTCCGGGTCCACGCCCGACGTCGCCGGGGACGTGTCCGAGACCACGTCCGCCGATCCCGGAACGCACCCCGGGGACTGA
- a CDS encoding dihydroorotase — MSAPHAPTLLIRRARPYGEGDPVDVVVRDGVIAAIGPDAADSVDPSSTDTETLDAAGAVLLPGFVDLHTHLREPGREDTETIHSGSAAAARGGYTAVFAMANTQPPQDNQTVADSVWRIGREVGLCDVHPVGAVTVGLKGEQLTEMGQMATGEARVRVFSDDGMCVHDPLVMRRALEYSAGLGVLIAQHAEEPRLTGGAVAHEGPNAARLGLTGWPRSAEESIVARDAILARDAGARVHICHASTTGTVELLRWAKAQGISITAEVTPHHLLLDDSRLETYDGVYRVNPPLREAHDTLALREALRSGVIDCVATDHAPHAAQEKCCEFAAARPGMLGLETALPIVAALLVETGDMTWRDLARVMSTRPAEIAGLSDQGRPIAVGEPANLAVVDPDSPWTVVGDALASLSANTPYEGMTFAARVIGTVYRGRLTTRDGEVLA, encoded by the coding sequence GTGAGCGCCCCCCACGCACCCACCCTGTTGATCCGGCGGGCGCGCCCGTACGGAGAGGGCGACCCGGTCGACGTCGTCGTGCGCGACGGCGTCATCGCCGCGATCGGCCCGGACGCCGCCGACTCCGTCGATCCGTCCTCCACGGACACCGAGACCCTCGACGCCGCCGGCGCCGTCCTGCTGCCGGGATTCGTCGACCTGCACACCCACCTGCGGGAGCCCGGGCGCGAGGACACCGAGACCATCCACTCGGGTTCCGCCGCGGCGGCTCGCGGCGGGTACACGGCCGTGTTCGCCATGGCCAACACCCAGCCGCCGCAGGACAACCAGACGGTCGCCGACTCGGTCTGGCGCATCGGGCGCGAGGTCGGACTGTGCGACGTCCACCCCGTCGGCGCCGTCACCGTGGGCCTCAAGGGCGAGCAGCTCACCGAGATGGGTCAGATGGCCACGGGGGAGGCCCGCGTCCGGGTCTTCTCCGATGACGGGATGTGCGTCCACGACCCCCTCGTGATGCGTCGCGCCCTGGAGTACTCGGCCGGGCTCGGCGTGCTCATCGCCCAGCACGCCGAGGAGCCCCGGTTGACCGGCGGCGCGGTGGCCCACGAAGGGCCCAACGCCGCCCGCCTGGGCCTGACCGGGTGGCCGCGATCGGCGGAGGAGTCGATCGTGGCCCGCGACGCGATCCTGGCCCGTGACGCCGGTGCCCGCGTGCACATCTGCCACGCGTCCACGACCGGCACCGTCGAACTGCTCCGGTGGGCCAAGGCCCAGGGGATCTCGATCACCGCGGAGGTCACCCCGCATCACCTGCTGCTCGACGACTCCCGTCTCGAGACCTACGACGGCGTCTACCGCGTCAACCCGCCCCTCCGCGAGGCACACGACACCCTCGCCCTGCGGGAGGCGCTGAGGTCCGGCGTGATCGACTGCGTGGCCACCGACCACGCCCCCCACGCCGCACAGGAGAAGTGCTGCGAGTTCGCCGCCGCCCGGCCGGGGATGCTCGGGCTCGAGACCGCCCTGCCCATCGTGGCCGCCCTGCTCGTCGAGACCGGGGACATGACCTGGCGGGACCTCGCCCGCGTCATGAGCACCCGGCCCGCCGAGATCGCCGGCCTGTCGGACCAGGGTCGACCGATCGCCGTGGGGGAGCCCGCGAACCTCGCCGTCGTCGACCCCGACTCGCCGTGGACCGTCGTCGGCGACGCGCTCGCAAGTCTGTCCGCCAACACCCCCTACGAGGGAATGACATTCGCGGCGAGGGTCATCGGCACCGTGTACCGGGGCCGCCTGACCACCCGCGACGGAGAGGTACTCGCATGA
- the pyrR gene encoding bifunctional pyr operon transcriptional regulator/uracil phosphoribosyltransferase PyrR — protein MSADGSETNSVSLFTSDDVARTVSRLAHQIIERTAADAPDSGPVVLLGIPTRGVPLAARLAERIREFSGADVHAGSLDVTLYRDDLAGGPHRPMGPTRVPTAGIDGATVILVDDVLFSGRTIRAAFDALRDLGRPARVQLAVLVDRGHRELPIRADYVGKNVPTSRDEGVSVRLTEIDGVDAVVLRRPDSEETR, from the coding sequence GTGAGCGCTGACGGTTCGGAGACGAACTCGGTGTCACTCTTCACGTCCGACGACGTCGCCAGGACGGTGTCCCGCCTGGCACATCAGATCATCGAACGCACCGCAGCGGATGCACCCGACTCGGGCCCCGTGGTGTTGCTGGGGATCCCCACCCGGGGTGTACCGCTCGCGGCCCGCCTCGCGGAGAGGATCCGTGAGTTCAGCGGGGCCGACGTCCACGCGGGATCACTCGACGTCACGCTCTACCGAGACGATCTCGCCGGTGGCCCCCACCGGCCGATGGGTCCCACCCGGGTCCCGACCGCCGGGATCGACGGCGCGACGGTGATCCTCGTCGACGACGTCCTGTTCTCGGGCCGGACCATCCGGGCGGCGTTCGACGCGCTGCGCGATCTGGGCAGACCGGCCCGCGTCCAGCTGGCCGTGCTGGTCGACCGCGGCCATCGCGAACTGCCGATCCGCGCCGACTACGTGGGCAAGAACGTCCCCACCTCCCGCGACGAGGGTGTGTCGGTCCGGCTCACCGAGATCGACGGTGTCGACGCGGTGGTACTGCGGCGCCCGGACTCGGAGGAGACCCGATGA
- a CDS encoding Xaa-Pro peptidase family protein translates to MIERLAPRRRAVASALPGVGADALLVTDPRNIAYLTGFSGSGGAVLVEGDGEAVLCTDSRYELQVVEQAPDVGHVISREYVAGVLGRRRGPADAPLAVEADQLTLSAAAALRRVLAATGGAGARIVETSGLVEQVRRAKDPDELALIERACTVVDEAWTHVLEQHLVIAGRTERDIAADLEHAMRRAGSDGVAFETIVASGPNGAHPHHVPGDRVLADGDLVVVDFGATVSGYASDCTRTVALGTAPDRLLDAYEIVRRAQVAGVEAVRPGVPCADLDAVSRDLIADAGFGDHFGHSLGHGVGLDVHEAPAVSTRSTSTLSDGDVITIEPGIYLPGLGGIRIEDTVAVTGGGGRSLTTTSKALRVL, encoded by the coding sequence GGGTTCTCGGGGTCGGGTGGGGCCGTGCTCGTCGAGGGCGACGGCGAGGCGGTCCTCTGCACGGATTCCCGGTACGAACTCCAGGTCGTCGAGCAGGCCCCGGACGTGGGTCACGTGATCTCACGCGAGTACGTCGCCGGGGTCCTCGGCCGTCGCCGCGGACCCGCCGACGCCCCGCTCGCCGTCGAGGCGGATCAGCTGACCCTCTCCGCTGCGGCGGCGCTGCGCCGGGTGCTCGCGGCAACCGGGGGAGCGGGCGCGCGGATCGTGGAGACGAGCGGCCTGGTCGAGCAGGTGCGCCGCGCCAAGGACCCTGACGAACTCGCGCTCATCGAACGAGCGTGCACCGTGGTCGACGAGGCGTGGACCCATGTGCTGGAGCAGCACCTGGTGATCGCCGGCCGGACCGAACGGGACATCGCGGCCGATCTCGAGCACGCGATGCGGCGGGCCGGATCGGACGGGGTCGCCTTCGAGACGATCGTGGCCTCCGGCCCCAACGGCGCGCACCCGCACCACGTTCCCGGCGACCGGGTCCTGGCCGACGGCGACCTCGTGGTGGTGGACTTCGGCGCCACTGTGTCGGGATACGCCTCCGACTGCACCCGCACCGTCGCTCTCGGAACCGCCCCGGACCGCCTGCTCGATGCCTATGAGATCGTCCGCCGTGCACAGGTGGCGGGCGTCGAGGCCGTCCGCCCGGGCGTCCCGTGCGCGGATCTCGACGCCGTGAGTCGGGACCTCATCGCCGACGCCGGGTTCGGCGACCACTTCGGACATTCGCTCGGGCACGGGGTGGGGTTGGACGTACACGAAGCGCCCGCGGTGTCCACCCGGTCCACGAGTACACTGTCCGACGGCGATGTGATCACCATCGAGCCGGGGATCTACCTCCCGGGCCTCGGCGGGATCCGAATCGAGGACACCGTAGCCGTCACCGGCGGAGGCGGAAGGTCCCTGACCACCACGTCGAAGGCTCTCAGGGTGCTCTGA